From a single Phragmites australis chromosome 7, lpPhrAust1.1, whole genome shotgun sequence genomic region:
- the LOC133923854 gene encoding uncharacterized protein LOC133923854: MQTRKKGAAQYAAGDHANSKISKPSRRATQFAAAEKKVTDLITSSSKKQKSVDFASKKHSKGGRKLSVAFDTTDTENEAPQVAPSIPHDQQHSDGNADDRPNNSIFSPAYHHHKEGGLNNFSKGLDHKGAPLGSAGSLEEQTTHAHGSKETTLKSGSSHYSECDNLACNTRDGTSCTLNLQATGQNTLLEVDEFSELGNLSSEVSAIYLAMQQSKLECIDEHSQDSTSTEGYVEAEETEEYDEFDPYAFIKDLPDLSMVVPKFRPVLLPKQTRSCPMTTLVLDLDETLVHSTLDHCEDADFTFPVHFNFREHTIYVRCRPYLKEFLERVASMFETIIFTASQSIYAEQLLNVLDPKRKLFRHRVYRESCVYVEGNYLKDLTVLGRDLTRVMIVDNSPQAFGFQLDNGIPIESWFDDPNDKELLELLPFLESLVGVEDVRPYIARKFNLREKVATASSLTMDMQM; this comes from the exons ATGCAAACAAGAAAAAAGGGTGCTGCACAATATGCAGCTGGGGATCATGCCAATTCTAAAATAAGCAAGCCATCCAGAAGAGCAACTCAGTTTGCTGCTGCTGAAAAGAAAGTAACTGATCTCATTACATCTTCTTCCAAGAAGCAGAAGTCTG TTGACTTTGCTTCCAAGAAGCATTCTAAAGGAGGAAGGAAGCTGTCAGTTGCATTTGACACAACTGATACTGAAAATGAAGCTCCTCAGGTGGCCCCTAGTATACCCCATGATCAGCAG CACTCTGATGGTAATGCAGATGATCGTCCAAACAATTCCATATTCTCCCCTGCATATCATCATCACAAGGAAGGTGGTCTGAATAACTTCTCAAAAG GCTTAGATCATAAAGGTGCTCCATTAGGTTCAGCTGGCTCGTTAGAAGAACAGACAACACATGCTCATGGTAGTAAGGAAACTACCCTAAAATCTGGTTCCAGTCATTATAGCGAATGCGATAACCTTGCATGTAACACTCGTGATGGGACAAGTTGCACACTCAATTTGCAAGCAACTGGGCAGAACACATTGCTTGAAGTGGATGAGTTCAGTGAACTGGGAAATCTTTCTTCAGAAGTGTCAGCAATATATCTTGCTATGCAGCAGTCTAAGTTGGAGTGCATTGATGAACACAGTCAAGATTCTACCTCAACAGAAGGTTATGTTGAAGCTGAGGAAACTGAGGAGTATGATGAATTTGATCCATATGCTTTTATCAAAGATTTACCTGATCTATCTATGGTGGTCCCCAAGTTTCGCCCTGTTCTCCTTCCAAAGCAAACCCGGAGTTGCCCCATGACTACTCTTGTACTTGATCTAGATG AAACACTCGTGCATTCAACTCTTGATCACTGTGAGGATGCTGATTTCACATTTCCAGTTCATTTTAACTTTAGGGAGCACACAATATATGTTCGATGCCGCCCCTATCTCAAAGAGTTCTTGGAGAGGGTTGCTAGCATGTTTGAGACAATTATATTCACTGCTAGTCAAAGCATTTATGCAGAACAACTTCTGAATGTTCTTGATCCTAAAAGAAAGTTGTTCCGTCATCGTGTTTATCGTGAGTCTTGTGTCTATGTGGAGGGCAACTACCTAAAGGATCTAACAGTGCTTGGACGTGACTTAACTCGCGTTATGATTGTTGATAATTCTCCTCAG GCCTTTGGGTTCCAGTTAGACAATGGCATTCCTATAGAAAGCTGGTTCGATGATCCTAATGATAAGGAGCTGCTGGAATTGCTCCCATTTCTAGAAAGCTTGGTTGGCGTTGAAGACGTTCGGCCTTATATAGCGAGGAAGTTCAACCTTCGGGAGAAGGTAGCTACTGCATCTTCTCTCACAATGGACATGCAAATGTGA